The following nucleotide sequence is from Psychroserpens sp. Hel_I_66.
GTAGCATTACTATTGAAATAAAAATCGGTGTTAAAGGTTTGGCTATCAGATTCTATTCCTAATTTAATAAAACCATAATGAGGGGATGTTGTCTCTGATCTCCCTAAAATAAAATCATCAGTACCTCCTTCACATCGCATAGAAGTTGTAAAATCAATAAGTCCTCCTCCAGATTTAGCCTTAACAAAAAATCCTTGACCAGGAGCGATCATTTCTGTTTCAATTGGAGAATCTAATGTAGCTTGATTCCAAACGGTCCATCCACTTGTTGGATCTCCGTTATATCCATAAATAGACTGATAAGATCCACCGTCTAACTGCGATTTATTCAAAGCGAAAAATGCATTAAAATCAATGTATGATGGGTATGGATTACCAATCAGGTTCCAAGAACCACCAGCTGTTGCATCTGAAATTGGAATATCCAATACATCATCTGTTCTTACTGTTCCAGTAAATGTTAATGCAATTCCATCAATCGTTGCTGCTCTATAGCCAATTCCAGATTCGATACCAGTCGCTGCATTAGTAATAATATCATAATTTTGATACGATCCAGCAGATGTCATAAAAGGGGCAAATGCTCTTAAGTCTCCAGAGGCAGCCAACTTACCAATATTCAATTGCTCAAAGTCTCCAAAAACATCACCAGAAAGTGGTGAGGAAATTAAATCATTTATACCAATTTGGGAGGTATACCTATGATAGTTTACTGTGCCAATAATTGTTCCATCTGAAACTAGACTTGAATAGAGACTAGATGTAGAATATAAATCTACAGAAACAGTGGTTAGGGTAATATTCTCGTCAATGATTACAGTTGCACCAGGATTAACAACCAATGCTTCACAAACTGTATTAGCGGAAATATGTACAGTTCCAGATTCTAAAAAAATAGAATCAATTGAATTTACTTCACCTATTGGGTTGCTAGGTATCCAACCATCATCATAAATATAATTTATGGGCACTAATCTTTGAGTCGATTCGGAGGGATTGGAATCATCAAGAACAATTTTTTGTTCAAAATTTGTTTTTTGTTTTTCTTGTGAACTGACATTATTAAAGCCAATCAAAACAGAGAAAAAAACGAAAGTAGGTAATAGTTTTTTCATAAATTTGAGTTTTTAATATGTGTTAAGAGTGTGGTTTACAAACATATAAAAAACTCAAAAAAAAGATATTTTTTGAAAATAAAATCGATTAAAAACAAAATATATTCGTTGAAAGGTAAATATATTCGACAAAATGCATTTATTTCTTATTATCAAGTAAATTTTTTGTCGAAATGTACAGTATTATCAATTTCATTTTTCAATCGAACAAGAACAAAAATAAAATAAACCTCAATACCAATAGCTCTTAACTTATTTGAAGTATAATTACCTATTTAAATTTTATGTTCTTTAATTTCTACTGAAATTTAAAGCGGAAGAAAATTTTTAGATTATTTTTTTATAAGAATAAAGGGCTATCAAATTAAACATGCTATTTAATTGAAAAACCACAATTATTAAAATTGCCTAACTAATCAAAAATTTGATATTGGGAGAAAATTATTTCTCACGACTTTTTAAAACATCA
It contains:
- a CDS encoding T9SS type A sorting domain-containing protein; translation: MKKLLPTFVFFSVLIGFNNVSSQEKQKTNFEQKIVLDDSNPSESTQRLVPINYIYDDGWIPSNPIGEVNSIDSIFLESGTVHISANTVCEALVVNPGATVIIDENITLTTVSVDLYSTSSLYSSLVSDGTIIGTVNYHRYTSQIGINDLISSPLSGDVFGDFEQLNIGKLAASGDLRAFAPFMTSAGSYQNYDIITNAATGIESGIGYRAATIDGIALTFTGTVRTDDVLDIPISDATAGGSWNLIGNPYPSYIDFNAFFALNKSQLDGGSYQSIYGYNGDPTSGWTVWNQATLDSPIETEMIAPGQGFFVKAKSGGGLIDFTTSMRCEGGTDDFILGRSETTSPHYGFIKLGIESDSQTFNTDFYFNSNATTGFDPGYDSGLYNQNPTALSISSRLVENDQGMLFGIQSLNPDAMYDIEVPLNVTADQGQQITFSILNTDMPETIDIYLDDLINNTSTLLTNSDHVFTPTTDISGTGQFLVRFSSNALSDKNPTLDAVNIFSDTTNKTIVITGQIENHTKANVFDVNGRMITSHNLSSNLDRNIIAVSQLSAGIYILELEDNSNTRRTQKLVIR